A stretch of Megalobrama amblycephala isolate DHTTF-2021 linkage group LG14, ASM1881202v1, whole genome shotgun sequence DNA encodes these proteins:
- the LOC125244684 gene encoding podocan-like protein 1 → MKTLMLLFWIFAVPVHTFVFQPSVNLTVLQNVSSEGDLWAEQRLDRLMEDLSIEKDKRSEQEATIQGADEDTVTVHSKRTKHHGMKKTEMEKQTSGQTESDVIKKEVKEKEDQQGQNMSDAILTKPILTAWNTTSSQEVEGEEHLPPTVNQYTTPPTMATTSQPVLHLLTESVTLLPSSPSTSQRQAAETLPIITDNALSSETTVETTKLHIVNSTAEAKGTTLLVNESSTNDDLRVELHVMNSSKLHPLEEVSVDVRAMAVRAGPTAKAPPSTFMAKPKNKVASAKLKANKTLKVKKKKAIKGKVKKTTKVLKKAKKVKKLKRERKLKPTTPSYFPYFEDHYCPSECFCYGRVVQCSDKDLDKVPYGIPYNSRYILLMNNHIDSIQLNLLSEYDSMEFLVLSKNRLTDASIEGAFEGIQSLKRLYVERNLLGSIPTDLPGTLEELRLDGNQISVMSDAAFGRCPSLLILSLSNNSLGNKSIPPGVLLPLGKLRILTLSYNQLSSVPLQLPLSLRELYLRGNRIQSLQGDMFWGEAELEILDLSANRLTDKGLGKAALLNASNLESLNLEGNSLKQVPHHLPRTIKTLNLEGNFISSITKDAFISMPQLEHLGLARNKITKVALGAFRVLPLLHQLDMSHNSLQQVPRQLPLWLHSVTFANNKIRAIPRDAFCWGRGNESPLSGLVKVHLEYNMIDLGHLDTLAFRCLRGFQVVQFY, encoded by the exons ATGAAGACCCTAATGCTGCTGTTTTGGATTTTTGCTGTGCCTGTACACACTTTTGTGTTTCAGCCGA GTGTAAATTTGACAGTCCTGCAGAATGTATCTTCAGAAGGTGACCTTTGGGCAGAGCAGAGACTTGATCGGTTGATGGAGGATCTCAGCATTGAAAAGGATAAAAGAAGTGAGCAAGAAGCCACAATCCAAGGGGCGGATGAAGATACAGTCACAGTTCACAGTAAGAGAACTAAACACCATGGTATGAAGAAAACAGAAATGGAGAAACAAACAAGTGGGCAAACAGAAAGTGATGTAATAAAGAAGGAAGTCAAAGAAAAAGAGGATCAGCAAGGACAGAATATGTCAGATGCAATCTTAACCAAACCCATCCTCACTGCATGGAATACCACCTCTTCACAAGAAGTGGAGGGTGAGGAACATCTACCTCCAACAGTCAATCAATATACCACTCCGCCTACCATGGCCACCACCTCCCAACCTGTCCTGCACTTGCTTACAGAGTCAGTTACTCTACTTCCATCATCCCCATCCACATCACAAAGACAAGCTGCTGAGACCTTACCTATTATAACCGATAATGCACTTTCATCCGAAACTACAGTTGAAACCACAAAACTTCACATTGTAAATTCAACTGCTGAGGCAAAGGGAACCACCTTACTGGTAAATGAAAGCAGCACAAATGATGACCTCAGAGTGGAACTCCATGTGATGAACAGCTCTAAACTCCACCCACTAGAGGAAGTGAGTGTTGATGTCAGAGCAATGGCAGTAAGGGCAGGACCCACTGCAAAGGCCCCTCCTAGTACTTTTATGGCCAAACCAAAAAACAAAGTAGCAAGTGCCAAACTTAAAgccaataaaacattaaaagtgaagaaaaaaaaggcaaTCAAAGGAAAGGTGAAGAAGACAaccaaagttttgaaaaaagcaAAGAAAGTGAAAAAGTTAAAACGAGAGCGGAAATTGAAGCCAACAACACCTTCGTATTTTCCCTACTTTGAAGATCACTATTGTCCCTCTGAATGTTTCTGCTATGGGAG GGTTGTGCAGTGTTCCGACAAAGATTTGGACAAAGTGCCTTATGGAATTCCTTACAACTCCCGTTACATTCTCTTAATGAACAACCACATCGATAGCATCCAGTTGAACTTGCTCTCCGAGTACGACTCCATGGAGTTCCTGGTGTTAAGCAAAAACCGTTTAACAGATGCATCGATCGAAGGTGCCTTTGAAGGGATCCAGAGCCTTAAGAGACTTTACGTGGAGCGGAACCTTCTCGGAAGCATTCCCACCGACCTGCCAGGTACTCTTGAGGAGCTACGACTGGACGGGAACCAGATAAGTGTAATGTCTGATGCAGCCTTCGGACGCTGCCCAAGCCTTCTGATCCTCAGCCTGAGCAACAACAGCCTAGGGAACAAATCTATCCCTCCGGGAGTTCTTCTTCCCTTGGGCAAGCTTCGAATACTTACGCTTTCCTACAACCAGCTTTCCTCTGTTCCGCTGCAGCTGCCCCTCAGTCTTCGAGAACTCTATCTTAGAGGCAACCGCATTCAAAGTCTCCAAGGCGACATGTTCTGGGGTGAGGCGGAGCTAGAGATTCTGGATCTAAGTGCAAATAGACTGACCGATAAAGGACTTGGGAAGGCAGCGCTACTGAATGCCAGTAACCTTGAAAGTTTAAATCTAGAGGGCAATTCTTTGAAGCAGGTTCCTCACCATCTACCCCGCACCATAAAGACCCTCAACTTGGAGGGAAACTTCATATCTAGCATAACTAAGGATGCTTTTATCTCAATGCCTCAGTTGGAGCACCTAGGACTAGCAAGAAACAAGATTACCAAGGTGGCCCTTGGTGCCTTCCGGGTTCTTCCACTTCTGCATCAACTAGACATGAGTCACAACTCCTTACAACAGGTACCACGGCAGCTCCCATTGTGGCTGCACTCTGTAACATTTGCGAACAACAAGATCCGTGCAATTCCACGTGATGCTTTCTGTTGGGGTCGAGGCAACGAGTCTCCCCTTAGCGGCCTGGTGAAGGTGCACCTGGAATATAACATGATAGATCTGGGCCACCTGGACACCTTGGCCTTTCGATGTCTCCGAGGCTTTCAGGTGGTGCAGTTTTACTAA